A region from the Enterobacter roggenkampii genome encodes:
- the sfmF gene encoding fimbria assembly protein, producing the protein MRNGIRFLTVALFALCTQAQADTALGEINIRLYGNIVDFTCVAEGSDSDKTVTLGTWPTKQLSTTGSRTQPMPFTLKLTGCPPGAASITFSGKADGSNNGLLALNDASTASRVAVEIRDADKTRLALQQASQPVSVDAQGNATLSFYANYIATADNPQPGRADADATFMINYN; encoded by the coding sequence ATGCGAAACGGGATCCGTTTTCTCACCGTGGCGCTCTTTGCGCTTTGCACACAGGCTCAGGCGGACACCGCGTTGGGCGAAATTAACATTCGGCTCTACGGCAATATTGTTGATTTTACCTGCGTCGCGGAAGGCAGCGACAGCGACAAGACCGTCACGCTGGGCACCTGGCCCACGAAACAGCTCAGCACCACCGGGAGCCGCACGCAGCCCATGCCGTTTACGCTGAAGCTGACCGGCTGTCCGCCGGGCGCCGCGTCGATTACGTTTTCGGGCAAAGCCGACGGGAGCAATAACGGTTTGCTGGCGCTGAACGACGCCAGTACAGCGAGCCGTGTCGCGGTAGAGATCAGGGATGCGGATAAAACGCGTCTGGCTCTTCAGCAGGCCAGCCAGCCGGTCTCGGTTGATGCGCAGGGGAATGCAACATTGTCGTTTTATGCCAATTATATTGCCACTGCAGATAACCCTCAGCCCGGACGAGCCGATGCGGATGCCACCTTTATGATTAACTATAATTAG
- a CDS encoding iron ABC transporter substrate-binding protein has protein sequence MNSRLLSCFSLALLSSSLFLSTQSVAADNNDGIVIYNAQHENLVKSWVDGFTKETGIKVTLRNGDDSELGNQLVQEGSASPADVFLTENSPSMVLVDNANLFAPLDSDTLKQVPAEYRPAHGRWIGIAARSTVFVYNPAKLSEQQLPKSLMDLAKPEWKGRWAASPSGADFQAIVSAMLALKGEKATLEWLKAMKANFVAYKGNSTVMKAVNAGQIDGGVIYHYYRFVDQSKTGENSKNTQLYYFKHQDPGAFVSLSGGGVLASSKHKAQAQAFIKYITGKEGQESLRTNNAFEYAVGVNAASNPKLVPLKDLDAPKVEPSTLNSKKVIELMTQAGLL, from the coding sequence ATGAATTCTCGCCTGCTGTCCTGCTTCTCGCTTGCCTTGTTGTCATCATCCCTTTTCCTTTCCACACAGTCGGTTGCCGCCGATAACAACGACGGTATCGTTATTTATAACGCGCAGCATGAAAACCTGGTGAAGTCGTGGGTTGACGGTTTTACCAAAGAAACCGGGATTAAAGTCACTTTGCGTAATGGTGATGACAGCGAGCTGGGTAACCAGCTGGTGCAGGAAGGCAGCGCATCGCCGGCAGACGTGTTCCTGACGGAAAACTCGCCGTCCATGGTGCTGGTGGATAACGCCAACCTGTTTGCCCCGCTGGATTCAGACACCCTGAAGCAGGTACCGGCAGAGTATCGTCCGGCGCATGGCCGCTGGATCGGCATTGCTGCCCGCAGCACGGTGTTCGTCTATAACCCGGCGAAACTGAGCGAACAGCAGCTGCCTAAATCGCTGATGGATCTGGCGAAACCCGAGTGGAAAGGCCGCTGGGCGGCATCACCGTCAGGCGCGGATTTCCAGGCCATCGTGAGCGCGATGCTGGCCCTGAAAGGCGAAAAAGCCACTCTGGAATGGCTCAAGGCGATGAAAGCCAACTTCGTTGCCTATAAAGGTAACAGCACCGTGATGAAAGCGGTCAATGCGGGTCAGATTGATGGCGGGGTGATTTATCACTACTACCGCTTTGTCGATCAGTCCAAAACCGGTGAAAACAGCAAAAACACCCAGCTCTACTACTTCAAACACCAGGACCCGGGCGCGTTCGTAAGCCTTTCTGGCGGTGGCGTGCTGGCGTCCAGCAAACACAAAGCGCAGGCGCAGGCCTTCATCAAATACATTACCGGCAAAGAAGGTCAGGAAAGTCTGCGTACCAACAACGCCTTTGAATACGCCGTGGGTGTGAACGCGGCCTCTAACCCGAAACTGGTTCCGCTGAAAGATCTTGATGCGCCGAAAGTTGAACCTTCAACGCTCAACAGTAAGAAAGTTATCGAGCTGATGACGCAAGCCGGTCTGCTGTGA
- the yahO gene encoding DUF1471 family periplasmic protein YahO, whose amino-acid sequence MKKTTAILLGTALLFTTNAFAAQLLTKNEFKKVESQYQKIGTVSTSNEVSVDDAKKELIEKADKQGADVLVLTSGNTNNKIHGTANIYKKK is encoded by the coding sequence ATGAAAAAGACGACTGCTATTTTGTTGGGAACGGCGTTACTGTTTACGACCAATGCTTTTGCTGCCCAACTGCTGACTAAAAATGAGTTCAAGAAAGTCGAGTCTCAGTATCAAAAAATCGGTACGGTAAGCACCTCAAATGAAGTATCGGTTGATGATGCAAAAAAAGAACTGATTGAGAAAGCCGATAAGCAAGGCGCGGATGTTCTGGTGCTCACCTCAGGGAACACCAACAATAAAATTCACGGTACGGCTAATATCTACAAGAAAAAATAA
- a CDS encoding CPBP family intramembrane glutamic endopeptidase, which produces MWYLLAISLAALSLNKSLAYLLLGLTAFLGWKQSILDAPALLVIASIVIGWSVVEWLRNKDDKYTYLIEGLCVIIAVALVMHVLPGFHNPKVLDAVVVGPQSIPFSMYFNMDKAVVPFFLITCMPTLFVAKPLYKMGKLGWVILVLAVPALLLLAVALGGLRIEPHAPEWFAQFALANIFFVSLAEEALFRGYLQQRLSRIVHPVVALLMASVLFGLMHYSGGLLLIIFASLSGIIYGLAWMWSGRLWVATLFHFGLNCVHLLFFTYPVYAPHAAM; this is translated from the coding sequence ATGTGGTATCTACTCGCAATTTCGCTTGCCGCACTTTCCCTTAATAAAAGCCTGGCTTACCTGCTGCTGGGATTAACGGCATTTCTCGGCTGGAAACAGAGCATTCTTGACGCCCCGGCGCTGCTGGTTATTGCGTCAATCGTTATTGGCTGGTCTGTTGTTGAATGGCTACGTAATAAGGATGATAAATATACTTATCTGATTGAAGGCCTGTGTGTGATCATCGCCGTTGCCCTGGTTATGCATGTGCTCCCGGGCTTCCATAATCCCAAAGTGCTGGATGCTGTCGTCGTTGGTCCGCAAAGCATACCGTTCAGTATGTACTTTAATATGGACAAGGCGGTGGTGCCGTTCTTTTTAATTACGTGCATGCCAACGCTATTCGTAGCAAAACCCCTCTATAAAATGGGCAAGCTCGGCTGGGTAATATTGGTACTTGCGGTACCCGCGCTGTTACTTCTGGCTGTGGCGTTGGGCGGGCTGAGAATTGAGCCACATGCGCCAGAATGGTTCGCGCAATTTGCCCTTGCGAATATTTTCTTCGTCTCTTTGGCCGAGGAAGCCCTGTTCAGAGGCTACCTGCAGCAGCGCTTGTCCCGGATCGTTCATCCTGTTGTCGCGTTGTTGATGGCCTCAGTCCTCTTTGGGCTGATGCATTATAGCGGCGGTTTACTGCTGATTATTTTTGCCAGCCTCTCCGGCATTATTTACGGCCTGGCGTGGATGTGGAGCGGCAGGCTCTGGGTTGCAACGTTATTCCATTTTGGGCTGAACTGCGTGCATTTATTGTTCTTCACCTATCCTGTGTATGCCCCTCATGCGGCTATGTGA
- the fimZ gene encoding fimbria biosynthesis transcriptional regulator FimZ, translating into MKPASVIIMDEHPIVRMSIEVLLQKNKNITVKLKSGDSHEVLDCIRNHPIDLVILDIELTGTDAFALLKRIRNLNKDIKVLFLSSKSELFYAGRAIRAGANGFVSKRKDLGEIYNAVEMILMGYSFFPSETLNFINHLGSGKGMAVDMPLSNREVTVLRYLANGLSNKEIAEQLLLSNKTISAHKSNIYSKLGVQSIVELIDYAKAHELL; encoded by the coding sequence ATGAAACCGGCATCCGTTATCATTATGGACGAACATCCTATCGTCAGAATGTCGATAGAAGTCCTGCTACAGAAAAATAAGAATATCACAGTCAAGCTCAAGTCTGGCGATAGCCATGAAGTCCTTGACTGTATCCGTAATCACCCTATCGATCTGGTGATCCTTGACATTGAACTCACGGGCACGGATGCTTTCGCTTTACTTAAGAGAATCAGAAACTTAAACAAAGACATTAAGGTTCTGTTCCTCTCATCTAAATCAGAGTTATTTTACGCGGGTCGCGCCATTCGCGCCGGGGCAAATGGCTTCGTCAGTAAACGAAAAGATTTGGGTGAGATCTACAACGCCGTAGAAATGATCCTGATGGGCTATTCCTTTTTCCCATCGGAAACGCTGAACTTTATAAACCATTTGGGTTCAGGGAAAGGGATGGCAGTCGATATGCCATTATCAAATCGCGAGGTCACGGTATTACGCTATCTGGCGAATGGATTATCCAATAAGGAAATTGCTGAACAGCTACTATTAAGCAACAAAACCATTAGCGCGCATAAATCCAATATTTATTCCAAGCTGGGCGTGCAAAGCATCGTGGAATTAATTGATTACGCCAAAGCGCACGAGCTGCTTTAA
- a CDS encoding EAL domain-containing protein → MTAQNLIDTPPRLQYLSQDIVGIKLEPIVALASLRQVGVEVLSVLADTRHSEDFFCDRSAGWSLTLLEAQLAALKNTPHGHNLFINLPITVLTEPASFQRLIRLPYVPLNIEFVDLAAFLALSVAQKQRVVQNLQQLSRQGHAIWLDDIDDVLVQSFLSCRLPLSGIKIDKEAFWRLRDTPALRQLVSLCFQLAGKVLIEGIETERDRTWALQAGADFGQGYYWPSWTWPED, encoded by the coding sequence GTGACAGCGCAAAACCTGATCGATACGCCCCCCCGGTTACAGTACCTCTCTCAGGACATCGTCGGCATTAAGCTTGAGCCTATCGTCGCCCTCGCCTCTTTGCGTCAGGTTGGCGTCGAGGTCCTTAGCGTCCTGGCCGATACGCGGCACAGTGAGGATTTTTTTTGCGATCGGTCCGCTGGCTGGTCGCTAACGCTGCTTGAGGCGCAGCTTGCTGCGTTAAAAAATACGCCGCACGGTCATAACCTTTTTATTAATCTGCCGATAACCGTCCTGACAGAGCCTGCGTCCTTCCAGCGGCTCATCAGACTCCCCTACGTGCCGCTCAATATTGAGTTTGTCGACCTTGCGGCTTTTTTGGCGCTGTCCGTCGCGCAGAAGCAGCGCGTGGTTCAGAATCTGCAGCAGCTGAGCAGACAGGGGCACGCTATCTGGCTGGATGACATTGATGATGTCTTAGTGCAGTCGTTTTTATCCTGTCGACTTCCGTTAAGCGGCATCAAAATAGATAAGGAAGCATTCTGGCGTTTACGCGACACCCCTGCGCTGAGGCAACTGGTTTCCCTTTGCTTTCAGCTTGCCGGGAAAGTGCTTATCGAAGGTATTGAGACTGAACGCGATCGTACCTGGGCACTGCAGGCAGGCGCAGACTTCGGCCAGGGATATTACTGGCCGTCCTGGACATGGCCGGAGGATTAA
- a CDS encoding helix-turn-helix transcriptional regulator: protein MRMTVRRYRRRRTGSDALGFTRSPFAPPFFDRLEFLSQSISQPRKTDAPFILLVTEDHFLRTGFLNGQFPLSSCCDFATLDDALVAQTQWPSARLVVDIESRSTGLLEKLDQLRRHSLFPPFLTPWLLVRADNYDTRLFCKAAGPFHVLERQLNAAALQHSLLDARPPQGSDKDWFNRNEWPILQELSRGKTLRQIALMQNRPYSRIIYRLSCILVKLGLSHRQELLHLLNNLSDCTFSLTS, encoded by the coding sequence ATGCGAATGACAGTGCGCCGTTACCGGCGGCGGCGTACAGGAAGTGATGCACTGGGATTTACGCGCTCACCTTTTGCTCCCCCCTTTTTCGACCGGCTCGAATTTTTGAGCCAGTCCATCAGCCAGCCCCGCAAAACAGACGCCCCGTTTATTCTCCTGGTGACTGAGGATCATTTCCTGCGCACCGGTTTTCTCAACGGGCAGTTTCCCCTGAGCAGCTGCTGCGATTTCGCCACGCTGGACGACGCCCTTGTCGCACAGACGCAATGGCCCTCCGCCCGTCTGGTCGTGGATATTGAAAGCCGGTCAACGGGGCTTCTGGAGAAACTGGATCAGTTGAGAAGGCATAGCCTGTTTCCTCCGTTCCTGACGCCCTGGCTGTTAGTCCGGGCCGATAATTACGACACCCGCCTTTTCTGCAAAGCGGCAGGTCCCTTTCATGTGCTCGAGCGCCAGCTGAACGCCGCGGCACTCCAGCACAGCCTGCTGGATGCCCGCCCGCCACAGGGCTCCGACAAAGACTGGTTCAACCGCAATGAATGGCCGATCCTGCAGGAACTTTCCCGGGGCAAGACGTTACGTCAGATTGCCCTTATGCAGAATCGTCCCTATAGCCGCATTATCTATCGTCTTAGCTGCATCCTGGTGAAGCTGGGACTGAGTCATCGACAGGAATTGTTGCATCTTCTTAATAACCTCTCAGACTGCACGTTTTCACTCACGTCCTAA
- the fimH gene encoding type 1 fimbria D-mannose specific adhesin FimH: MNKTHILGLSLLALLPAANAFATVCVNEKGVPTEVHYDLTDKFNSSNNQIGQVVTLSEKSQWVGVNAVCPKGTVGNTTKRSYVTDYQVTGTSDGYQYLKLNDYLDGAMKITDSYAGVFYPPKNYIQMGSHPNVSKNRPFGVQDSSLVFRLKVTRRFINMVVIPRATMFRVYVTTTSSDPLTTPVYTISYSGTIQVPQSCAINAGNVVEFDFGDIGASLFSKAGVGNKPEGVSSQSKTIAIKCTNVEANAMLTMRVEAEKVSDNVLVSDNPDVGFIIANESDAPLTPNNLTSKIPFRLDDSAQAKVGIRVWPVSVTGNKPAEGRFTSRGYLRVDYD, encoded by the coding sequence GTGAATAAAACCCACATCTTAGGCTTGTCGCTTCTGGCGCTACTGCCTGCGGCAAATGCATTCGCCACCGTGTGCGTCAATGAAAAAGGCGTGCCGACGGAGGTGCATTACGACCTGACGGACAAATTCAATAGCTCGAATAACCAGATTGGACAGGTCGTGACGCTCAGCGAGAAGTCGCAGTGGGTAGGGGTCAATGCCGTCTGCCCGAAGGGCACGGTCGGGAATACCACCAAGCGTAGCTATGTGACCGATTATCAGGTTACGGGAACGAGCGATGGCTATCAGTATCTGAAGCTGAACGACTATCTGGACGGAGCCATGAAAATCACGGACAGCTATGCTGGCGTGTTTTATCCGCCAAAAAACTATATCCAGATGGGGAGCCATCCTAACGTCTCCAAAAACAGGCCGTTTGGCGTTCAGGACTCCAGCCTTGTCTTCCGCCTTAAGGTAACCCGACGTTTTATTAATATGGTCGTGATCCCGCGCGCCACCATGTTCCGCGTTTACGTCACCACCACCTCCTCGGATCCGCTCACCACGCCGGTCTATACCATCAGCTACAGCGGTACCATTCAGGTGCCGCAAAGCTGCGCTATCAACGCCGGGAACGTGGTGGAGTTTGATTTCGGCGACATTGGCGCCTCCCTGTTCAGCAAGGCGGGCGTAGGTAACAAACCGGAGGGCGTCTCATCGCAAAGCAAAACCATTGCGATCAAATGCACCAACGTGGAGGCAAACGCCATGCTGACGATGCGCGTAGAGGCGGAGAAAGTCTCTGATAATGTGCTGGTGTCGGATAACCCGGACGTCGGGTTCATCATTGCCAACGAGAGCGATGCGCCGCTAACGCCTAACAACCTGACAAGCAAAATTCCGTTCCGCCTCGACGACAGCGCGCAGGCAAAGGTGGGGATCCGCGTCTGGCCGGTGAGCGTGACGGGCAACAAGCCAGCGGAAGGGCGTTTCACCTCGCGCGGGTATTTGCGCGTGGATTACGACTAA
- a CDS encoding ABC transporter permease gives MSGLSLDIGKNRVQEPARRRPALPMVALAVLFSLLALLPLGFIIAIGIETGWETIKALVFRPRVAELLSNTLWLTALAVPLCIVTGVAIAWLTERTQLAGRGIWSALAVAPLAIPAFVQSYAWVSVVPSMHGLSAGVFLSVLAYYPFIYMPVAAVLRRLDPTLEDVAASLGTPPWKVFFRVVLPQLKLAICGGALLVALHLLAEYGLYVMIRFDTFTTAIYDQFQSTFSGPAANMLAGVLALCCLAILVLEGVTRGKARYARIGAGAAREQKRWPLKPAAAALGQLFFMVLIVLALGVPLAVLCRWIWLGGVENWMSADLWHSLRQTLMLGVGGALLTTTCVIPIAWLGIRYPHRIFRMLEGCIYITSSLPGIVTALALVSVTIHYARPIYQTEITLFLAYLLMFMPRALINLRAGIAQAPVELENVARSLGSTPAKALWSVTMRLAAPGAAAGAALVFLGVSNELTATLLLSPLGTRTLSTGFWALTSEIDYVAAAPYAMLMILISLPLTAILYMQSKKIAGL, from the coding sequence ATGTCTGGTCTGAGTCTCGACATCGGAAAAAACAGAGTGCAGGAGCCTGCCCGCAGGCGTCCTGCACTGCCGATGGTTGCGTTAGCTGTCTTGTTTTCATTACTGGCGCTTCTGCCTTTGGGTTTTATCATTGCCATTGGCATTGAGACGGGCTGGGAAACGATAAAGGCGCTGGTGTTTCGCCCGCGTGTGGCTGAGCTGCTCAGCAACACGCTGTGGCTGACGGCTTTAGCGGTTCCGCTGTGTATCGTGACGGGCGTGGCGATAGCCTGGCTCACAGAGCGCACGCAGCTTGCCGGTCGTGGAATTTGGTCCGCGCTGGCGGTCGCCCCGCTGGCGATCCCCGCGTTTGTGCAAAGTTATGCCTGGGTGAGCGTTGTTCCGTCCATGCACGGGCTCTCCGCGGGCGTGTTTCTCTCCGTTCTGGCCTACTATCCCTTTATCTACATGCCGGTTGCGGCGGTGCTGCGCCGCCTTGACCCGACGCTCGAAGATGTCGCCGCGTCGCTCGGCACCCCGCCGTGGAAGGTCTTTTTCCGCGTGGTGCTACCCCAGCTCAAGCTGGCTATCTGCGGCGGCGCGCTGCTGGTGGCGCTGCACCTGCTGGCGGAATATGGTCTGTACGTGATGATCCGCTTTGATACCTTCACCACGGCCATTTATGACCAGTTTCAGTCTACCTTCAGCGGCCCGGCAGCAAACATGCTGGCGGGCGTGCTGGCTTTGTGCTGCCTCGCTATCCTGGTGCTGGAAGGCGTGACGCGTGGAAAAGCACGCTACGCGCGCATTGGCGCCGGGGCTGCGCGCGAGCAGAAACGCTGGCCGCTGAAGCCTGCGGCTGCCGCGCTGGGGCAGCTGTTTTTCATGGTGCTGATCGTCCTGGCGCTGGGCGTGCCGTTAGCTGTTCTGTGTCGCTGGATTTGGCTCGGTGGGGTGGAAAACTGGATGAGCGCCGATCTCTGGCACTCGCTGCGCCAGACGCTGATGCTCGGCGTGGGCGGCGCGCTGCTGACGACGACGTGCGTGATCCCCATTGCGTGGCTCGGTATCCGCTACCCGCACCGTATCTTCCGGATGCTGGAAGGGTGCATCTATATCACCAGTTCGCTGCCGGGCATTGTCACGGCGCTGGCGCTGGTCAGCGTCACCATTCATTACGCCCGTCCCATTTACCAGACGGAAATTACCCTGTTCCTTGCCTACCTGCTGATGTTTATGCCCCGTGCGCTCATCAACCTGCGGGCGGGGATTGCGCAGGCGCCGGTTGAGCTGGAAAACGTGGCGCGCAGCCTTGGCAGCACGCCCGCGAAGGCGCTCTGGAGCGTCACGATGCGGCTGGCCGCGCCGGGTGCGGCGGCGGGGGCCGCGCTGGTGTTCCTCGGCGTCAGCAACGAGTTGACTGCCACGCTGTTACTCTCTCCCCTGGGCACGCGCACGCTCTCTACCGGATTCTGGGCGCTGACCAGCGAAATTGACTATGTCGCCGCCGCGCCTTACGCGATGCTGATGATCCTGATTTCCCTCCCGCTGACCGCCATTCTCTATATGCAGTCGAAGAAAATTGCAGGGCTATGA
- a CDS encoding ABC transporter ATP-binding protein, whose protein sequence is MLELTAISKSFADVQVLDSLNLSVAPGSRTAIVGPSGSGKTTLLRILAGFETPDTGRIVMQGRTLFDENRFVPAHQRGIGFVPQEGALFPHLNVADNIAWGLDGTRHEKRQRVEALMEMVSLDRQLATHWPHEISGGQQQRVALARALAQRPSLMLLDEPFSALDTGLRAMTRKATADLLAEAGVASILVTHDQNEALSFATQVAVMRSGRFTQVGTPYEVYTRPVDEETALFLGDALILPAQLTAGYALCALGKVPTDNPLATGQGRVMLRPEQLSVTACASHESPISILDVDFTGHLSTLTLGLTGQPQPVTLKTVSQPGWNPGTAVRIDIAGTARVFDYS, encoded by the coding sequence ATGCTTGAATTAACCGCCATTTCTAAATCATTTGCTGATGTGCAGGTGCTCGACAGCTTAAACCTGAGCGTTGCGCCGGGGAGCAGAACGGCCATTGTCGGGCCGTCGGGGTCAGGTAAAACCACGCTGCTGCGTATTCTTGCCGGGTTTGAGACGCCCGACACCGGTCGTATTGTTATGCAGGGGAGAACCCTGTTTGATGAAAACCGTTTTGTCCCTGCCCACCAGCGCGGGATCGGTTTTGTGCCGCAGGAGGGCGCGCTGTTCCCCCACCTCAACGTGGCAGACAACATTGCCTGGGGGCTGGACGGGACCCGCCACGAAAAACGCCAGCGCGTTGAGGCGCTGATGGAGATGGTTTCGCTGGACAGGCAGCTCGCCACGCACTGGCCTCACGAGATTTCCGGCGGACAGCAGCAGCGCGTTGCCCTTGCCCGTGCGCTGGCCCAGCGTCCTTCACTGATGCTGCTGGATGAACCGTTCTCGGCGCTGGATACTGGCCTGCGCGCCATGACGCGTAAGGCCACGGCCGATCTGCTGGCCGAAGCGGGCGTGGCCTCGATTCTGGTTACTCACGATCAGAACGAAGCGCTCTCCTTTGCCACTCAGGTTGCCGTCATGCGTTCCGGACGCTTCACGCAGGTCGGGACGCCTTATGAGGTTTACACCCGTCCCGTTGACGAAGAGACGGCGCTGTTTCTTGGTGATGCGCTGATCCTGCCTGCGCAGCTCACCGCGGGCTACGCCCTCTGCGCGCTGGGTAAGGTGCCCACAGACAACCCGCTGGCGACAGGGCAGGGCAGAGTGATGCTGCGCCCGGAGCAGCTGAGCGTGACGGCATGCGCCTCACATGAAAGCCCGATCTCCATTCTTGATGTGGATTTTACCGGTCACCTGTCGACGCTCACCCTTGGGCTTACCGGACAGCCGCAGCCCGTCACCCTCAAGACCGTCAGCCAGCCAGGATGGAACCCGGGCACGGCGGTTCGCATTGATATTGCTGGCACCGCGCGTGTATTCGACTATTCTTAA
- a CDS encoding TonB-dependent receptor, whose protein sequence is MNNTRIHKTLLALAVGAVTHSAFAADDQKEDTLVVHSAPVSDFKPGGDQLVPAFLDGQVANGGRMGMLGQQNAMDVPFNIISYTSKLVEDQQAKTIADVVANDAGVQFVQGYGNSAETYRIRGLKFDGDDMTFGGLSGVLPRQVVDTQMVERIEIFKGANALMNGAASSGVGGMINLEPKHAGELPQAKVGVDYTSDSQIGTTLDAGRRYGDSDQFGARVNLVHREGETGIPNDRRRTTLLSTGLDYKGDRFRTSLDLGYQKKTFHGSPTSVNISAVDFVPKPPKNDRNFSQKWAYSNIENEFGMWRSEYDITDGWTAYTGLGAQHAHEEGIYSAPKLLDKSGKATVSRLDTNRISDSVSGMAGIRGNFNTGFVSHKVNVGYSAMTKNEKIAWKMSATKDNPTTNIYHNTGVDMPDSTNFNGSGGKYSDPLTSGRTRTQGWLLSDTLGVLDDKLLFTAGARHQKVVVRGYNKVTGAENAADGFDGSRWMPTYGVVYKPWEEISLYANHTEALQPGKTAPNTATNYGQSTGIVHSKQNEVGVKADFGRVGGSLALFEIKMPSAILDANNHYGLDAEQRNRGVELNVFGEPMLGMRLNASATWLQAELTKTKNGVNQGNDAIGVPNVYAVLGAEYDIKPIDGLTATARVNHSGAQYADLANTKKIDSYTTLDLGMRYRFAVNHNANQMTVRAGIDNVTNENYWASVDDSGTYITQGEPRTFKVSVGYEF, encoded by the coding sequence ATGAACAACACCAGAATACACAAAACGCTGCTGGCGCTCGCCGTTGGCGCGGTAACGCATTCCGCCTTCGCGGCGGACGATCAAAAAGAAGATACCCTCGTTGTGCACTCTGCACCGGTCAGCGATTTCAAACCCGGTGGGGACCAGCTGGTACCGGCCTTCCTTGACGGACAGGTGGCGAACGGCGGGCGTATGGGGATGCTCGGTCAGCAGAACGCCATGGACGTGCCGTTCAACATCATCAGCTATACCTCGAAGCTGGTGGAAGATCAGCAGGCGAAAACCATTGCTGATGTGGTCGCCAACGACGCGGGCGTACAGTTCGTTCAGGGGTACGGCAACAGCGCGGAAACCTACCGCATCCGTGGCCTGAAGTTCGACGGCGACGACATGACCTTTGGCGGACTGTCCGGCGTGCTGCCGCGTCAGGTGGTGGATACGCAGATGGTTGAGCGCATTGAGATCTTCAAAGGGGCAAACGCCCTGATGAACGGCGCGGCGAGCTCGGGCGTGGGCGGGATGATCAACCTTGAGCCAAAACACGCGGGCGAACTCCCGCAGGCGAAAGTGGGCGTCGACTACACCTCGGACTCCCAGATTGGCACCACGCTGGATGCGGGCCGTCGCTACGGCGACAGCGACCAGTTTGGCGCGCGGGTGAACCTGGTCCACCGCGAAGGGGAAACCGGCATACCGAACGACCGCCGCCGCACCACGCTGCTCTCCACCGGTCTGGATTACAAAGGCGACCGTTTCCGCACCTCGCTGGATCTGGGTTATCAGAAGAAAACCTTCCACGGCAGCCCGACCAGCGTCAATATTTCGGCGGTGGATTTCGTGCCCAAGCCGCCGAAAAACGATCGCAACTTCTCGCAGAAGTGGGCCTACAGCAACATCGAAAACGAATTTGGGATGTGGCGCAGCGAGTACGACATCACCGACGGCTGGACCGCCTATACCGGCCTGGGCGCGCAGCACGCGCACGAGGAAGGGATCTACAGCGCGCCGAAGCTGCTGGATAAAAGCGGTAAAGCAACGGTCAGCCGCCTTGATACCAACCGCATCAGCGATTCCGTCAGCGGCATGGCGGGCATTCGCGGTAATTTCAATACCGGCTTCGTCTCGCACAAGGTCAACGTTGGCTATTCTGCGATGACCAAAAATGAAAAGATCGCGTGGAAAATGTCGGCGACGAAGGATAACCCGACCACCAACATCTACCACAACACCGGCGTCGATATGCCGGACAGCACTAACTTCAACGGCTCCGGCGGCAAATACAGCGATCCGCTGACCAGCGGGCGCACCCGCACCCAGGGCTGGCTGCTGAGCGATACCCTGGGCGTGCTTGACGACAAGCTGCTGTTCACCGCAGGCGCGCGCCATCAGAAGGTGGTCGTTCGCGGGTATAACAAAGTTACCGGTGCGGAAAACGCGGCAGACGGTTTCGACGGCAGCCGCTGGATGCCAACCTACGGCGTGGTCTACAAGCCGTGGGAGGAAATTTCCCTCTACGCCAACCACACCGAAGCGCTGCAGCCGGGCAAAACCGCACCTAACACCGCCACCAACTACGGCCAGAGCACCGGCATTGTTCACTCTAAGCAGAACGAAGTGGGCGTGAAGGCGGACTTTGGCCGCGTGGGCGGATCGCTTGCGCTGTTTGAGATCAAGATGCCGTCGGCGATCCTCGATGCTAACAATCACTATGGCCTGGATGCCGAGCAGCGTAACCGCGGCGTGGAGCTAAACGTCTTCGGCGAGCCGATGCTCGGGATGCGCCTCAACGCCAGCGCCACCTGGCTGCAGGCGGAGCTGACCAAAACCAAAAACGGCGTAAATCAGGGCAACGATGCCATTGGTGTCCCGAACGTCTACGCCGTGCTGGGGGCAGAGTATGACATCAAGCCGATTGATGGCCTGACGGCGACCGCCCGCGTCAACCACTCTGGCGCGCAGTACGCCGATCTTGCCAACACCAAAAAGATCGACAGCTACACCACGCTGGATCTGGGGATGCGCTATCGCTTCGCGGTGAACCACAATGCAAACCAGATGACGGTGCGCGCGGGCATCGACAACGTGACCAATGAAAACTACTGGGCCAGCGTGGACGATTCCGGCACCTACATCACGCAGGGCGAGCCGCGTACCTTTAAGGTCTCGGTTGGCTACGAGTTCTAA